One Prunus dulcis chromosome 7, ALMONDv2, whole genome shotgun sequence DNA segment encodes these proteins:
- the LOC117635523 gene encoding transcription factor IIIA-like — translation MGIGEAEEEGPIFRDIRRYYCEYCGICRSKKTLIASHMLTHHKEEMEMAKEADGEGEREKSNTCQECGATFKKPAYLKQHMQSHSLELIFYILDEVSVVFASIEVISFAGIGILKKYLLDNVEHWIPHKELQNAQGFDLNGPVPGGRPPEKLHQASLNHRPYICSVDDCRSSFRRKDHLNRHLLQHQGKLFKCPIENCNRGFVSQGNMRRHVRELHNEDDPSANVGGQKQHVCQDCGKVFKFASKLQKHENSHVKLDSVEAFCSEPGCMKYFSNEKCLKAHIQSCHQHITCEICGTKKLKRNIERHLCTHEGGRASVERIKCSYKGCLHTFSTKSNLHQHVKAVHLEHKPFVCSFSGCGMRFAYKHVRDKHEKTGRHVYAYGDFEEADEQFRSRPRGGRKRKYPTIEMLVRKRVTPPDQLGQESEYRSWLL, via the exons ATGGGTATAGGGGAAGCAGAGGAGGAAGGGCCTATTTTCAGGGATATAAGGCGATATTATTGTGAGTACTGTGGCATCTGCAGGTCCAAAAAGACCCTGATTGCTTCTCACATGCTCACTCACCACAAG GAAGAGATGGAAATGGCCAAAGAGGCTGATGGGGaaggagagagggaaaaatccAATACTTGCCAAGAATGTGGTGCTACTTTTAAAAAACCTGCATATCTCAAGCAACACATGCAAAGCCAttcccttgag cttattttttacattttGGATGAGGTTTCTGTAGTATTTGCATCAATTGAAGTTATAAGTTTTGCAGGAATCGGCATTTTAAAGAAGTATCTGTTGGACAACGTGGAGCATTGGATCCCACACAAAGAACTCCAAAATGCGCAAGGGTTTGACTTGAATGGACCAGTACCGGGCGGGAGACCTCCTGAGAAGCTCCATCAAGCAAGCCTCAATCAC AGGCCATACATTTGTTCGGTGGATGATTGTCGTTCCAGCTTCAGAAGAAAGGACCACTTAAATCGTCATCTTCTTCAGCACCAAGGGAAACTCTTTAAGTGTCCGATTGAGAACTGTAATCGTGGGTTTGTTTCCCAAGGTAACATGAGGAGGCATGTGAGAGAACTCCACAATGAGGATGATCCTTCGGCTAATGTTGGAGGTCAGAAGCAGCATGTATGCCAGGATTGTGGAAAGGTGTTCAAATTTGCTTCAAAGCTGCAGAAGCATGAGAATTCTCATG TTAAGCTGGATTCAGTGGAGGCATTCTGCTCTGAACCTGGCTGtatgaaatatttttctaatgaGAAATGCCTTAAGGCCCATATTCAGTCCTGCCACCAACATATCACATGTGAGATATGTGGGACCAAGAAGCTGAAAAGGAACATCGAACGGCATCTCTGCACTCATGAAGGGGGACGTGCCTCAGTGGAGAGAATTAAATGCAGTTATAAGGGTTGTCTTCACACATTTTCAACT AAATCAAATCTCCATCAACATGTCAAGGCAGTACACCTTGAACATAAACCTTTTGTCTGTAGCTTTTCGGGTTGTGGCATGAGATTTGCATACAAGCATGTGAGAGATAAGCATGAGAAGACTGGACGTCATGTCTATGCATAT GGGGATTTTGAAGAGGCTGATGAGCAATTCCGGTCAAGGCCAAGGGGCGGCCGTAAGAGGAAGTACCCCACTATAGAAATGCTCGTACGAAAAAGGGTGACTCCACCAGACCAATTGGGCCAGGAGTCTGAGTACCGCTCCTGGTTGCTCTAA